Proteins from a genomic interval of Danio rerio strain Tuebingen ecotype United States chromosome 4, GRCz12tu, whole genome shotgun sequence:
- the ccdc59 gene encoding thyroid transcription factor 1-associated protein 26 homolog, with product MAPFKQNAKNKGPIRGKQFNNKFQRGGLSHNAKRKRKWVPEDKVFDGSLKEGQGFAFKRKEKVKHEYNKLLRKERKRKQESKVQLQEEYPEHLKHLYLAERERLDEEEQEKKKKRCKGRAVEEDIEEDDDKLNKDLGSSSSEKNITNTSTDQTIAPASSNEPAQPESSHKTTFFQRKQNISSYQKTKQEYERIKEERARKREEILKDKAQREEALKKYKEKKIATYQLLKRKTKKGQPNLNLQMELLLQKIQAQRK from the exons ATGGCACCTTTTAAACAAAACGCTAAAAATAAAGGTCCGATTAGAGgaaaacagtttaataacaaGTTTCAACGTGGTGGGTTGTCTCACAACGCCAAAAGGAAACGAAAATGGGTTCCGGAGGACAAGGTTTTTGATGGTAGCTTAAAAGAGG GTCAGGGGTTTGCATTCAAAAGGAAGGAGAAGGTAAAACATGAATACAACAAACTTCTTCGAAAGGAGAGGAAGAGAAAGCAAGAATCAAAAGTCCAGTTGCAGGAGGAATATCCTGAGCATCTGAAACATCTTTATCTGGCTGAAAGAGAACGACTAGATGAAGAAGAacaggagaagaagaagaaaagatgTAAAGGAAGAGCCGTAGAGGAAGACATAGAGGAAGATGATGATAAACTAAACAAGGATTTGGGTTCTTCTAGCAgtgaaaaaaacattacaaatacatCGACTGATCAAACTATTGCTCCTGCTTCGTCTAATGAACCAGCGCAGCCTGAAAG CTCACACAAGACCACATTTTTCCAAAGGAAACAGAACATATCATCATATCAGAAGACTAAGCAAGAATATGAGAGGATAAAAGAGGAGCGTGCACGAAAAAGAGAG GAAATCTTAAAAGACAAAGCTCAGCGGGAAGAGGCTTTGAAGAAATACAAGGAAAAGAAAATAGCCACATATCAGTTGTTGAAAAGAAAAACCAAGAAAGGACAGCCCAATCTAAACCTGCAGATGGAGCTTCTGCTGCAAAAGATTCAAGCTCAGCGCAAATGA
- the LOC110439355 gene encoding scavenger receptor cysteine-rich type 1 protein M130-like isoform X1 has protein sequence MRVAHFGPGSGKIWMDDVRCSGSESSIFKCLRRKIGVNDCKHIEDIGVICSDLGIRLVGNSRCSGRLEVPSGNTRYTVCDAAFDQQDAEVVCRELDCGAPEQLLRAAAFDKGDTQMWTQEIHCRGNEYQFAFCPVSSSHSNCSSNSNVGLVCSETLRLVGSGNTCAGRVEVYHSGQWGTVSDVGWDMADATVVCRELGCGEAVGAPKQAYFGQGRGQVWIINVICTGAESALKDCRSIGWGKHQANHADDAGVICSGSRLVGASRCSGQLEILRENTWHTMCDTAFDQQDAEVLCRELDCGAPVQVLRAAAFNKGDARMWTQEIRCRGNEPHISVCPISSFIVNCTHKNGIRMSCSGYTDVRLVNGPDSCSGRVERQYYSKWGTVCDACWDMRAASVLCKQLNCGIAVSVVGSDWFGEGSGEIWADVFDCDGNETKLSECLISSWSRAERSHRRDVGVICSNSSLALHEGLVRLSGESQCEGQVEVLIQQVWRKVLLDSWSFTESSVVCRQLGCGSVLNFSSSSLSSPEHSHECVMGFQCSGSEAHLGNCSSPQTLNCSSTQQLSITCLGCGSIRLVGSGGDCAGRLEVFHSGSWGTVCDDSWDIKDAHVVCRQLQCGVALSNQQVPAWFGPGFGPIWLDEVECEGNETSLWSCYSPGWGKHDCGHKEDVGVICSEFKEIRLTEGCEGNVEVFYNGSWGNVCWNQMEIDTVSLICQELNCGRSGVLSDSTSRLKSAPNWLDKVTCRPHDSNLWQCPSLPWGQNICNDEYEVAKISCSEEQARDSWSNLTCSTSPSLYHRQCSTHVPLRLRGGGGRCSGRLEVYHNAVWGSVCDDLWDISDAQVVCRQLGCGAALRADGNSVFGAGEGVVWLNRVQCRGIELHLWDCPLSLNNHTDCSHKKHAGLTCADLPDISVSTTPATSASSSAAVSQTVSSTSVSPPQTGPESLPVPPVLLIVLGVVLLLLLVPLLILIQQNRVMRRALSKRTHRTTTEAVYEEIQHKHNHFTHTEFLTDNHRHRAAGSLISKELHSGYENDDDFLPGETMKEITTGYYDDVITDGLRPDYETVDTPELYDDVIIIGQNLQSLTD, from the exons ATGCGTGTTGCTCACTTCGGACCTGGATCAGGAAAAATCTGGATGGATGATGTGAGGTGTAGTGGATCTGAATCCTCAATATTTAAATGCCTACGAAGAAAGATTGGTGTAAATGACTGTAAACATATTGAGGATATTGGTGTTATCTGTTCAG ATTTAGGCATCAGACTGGTTGGAAATTCTCGCTGTTCAGGGAGATTAGAGGTGCCTTCTGGGAACACAAGGTACACAGTGTGTGATGCTGCCTTTGACCAGCAGGATGCAGAGGTTGTGTGTAGAGAGCTGGACTGTGGGGCTCCTGAACAGTTGCTGAGAGCTGCTGCTTTTGACAAAGGAGACACTCAGATGTGGACACAAGAGATTCACTGCAGAGGAAATGAGTATCAATTTGCTTTCTGTCCTGTATCATCTTCTCACAGCAATTGCTCCTCTAACAGTAATGTTGGACTTGTGTGTTCTG AAACATTAAGATTAGTGGGTAGTGGCAATACATGTGCTGGTCGAGTGGAGGTTTATCATAGTGGTCAGTGGGGAACAGTGAGTGATGTTGGCTGGGATATGGCTGATGCTACAGTGGTATGTAGAGAACTGGGATGTGGAGAGGCTGTAGGTGCACCTAAGCAGGCCTACTTTGGCCAAGGGCGAGGACAAGTCTGGATTATTAATGTGATCTGTACTGGAGCAGAATCTGCACTAAAGGACTGTCGATCAATTGGTTGGGGAAAACATCAGGCTAATCATGCTGATGATGCTGGGGTTATCTGCTCTG GGTCCAGGCTAGTTGGAGCTTCTCGCTGTTCTGGGCAGTTAGAGATACTACGAGAGAACACATGGCACACAATGTGTGACACTGCCTTTGACCAGCAGGATGCAGAGGTTCTGTGTAGAGAGCTGGACTGTGGGGCTCCTGTACAGGTGCTGAGAGCTGCTGCTTTTAACAAAGGAGACGCTCGGATGTGGACACAAGAGATTCGCTGCAGAGGAAATGAGCCTCATATATCCGTCTGTCCAATATCTTCATTCATAGTCAACTGTACCCATAAAAATGGCATAAGAATGTCATGTTCTG GTTACACTGATGTCCGGCTGGTCAATGGTCCTGACTCCTGTTCTGGTCGAGTTGAACGTCAGTACTACAGTAAATGGGGCACAGTGTgtgatgcatgctgggatatgagAGCTGCCAGTGTCCTCTGTAAACAGCTGAATTGTGGGATTGCTGTGTCTGTTGTGGGATCAGACTGGTTTGGAGAGGGAAGTGGTGAAATCTGGGCTGATGTGTTTGATTGTGACGGGAATGAAACAAAACTCTCCGAATGTTTAATCTCTTCATGGAGTCGAGCTGAACGTTCTCATAGACGAGATGTTGGAGTCATCTGCTCTA ACTCATCTCTGGCTCTTCATGAGGGTCTGGTGCGGTTGTCTGGAGAGAGTCAGTGTGAGGGGCAGGTGGAAGTTTTGATCCAGCAGGTCTGGAGGAAGGTTCTGCTGGACTCCTGGAGTTTCACTGAATCCTCTGTGGTCTGCAGACAGCTGGGCTGTGGCTCTGTGCTCAACTTCTCGAGCTCCTCTTTATCCAGTCCTGAACACAGTCATGAGTGTGTGATGGGCTTCCAGTGCTCTGGGAGTGAAGCTCATCTGGGGAACTGCAGCTCTCCACAAACTCTCAACTGCAGCTCCACACAACAGCTGTCAATCACCTGCCTTG GCTGCGGGTCCATCAGGCTGGTGGGTTCTGGGGGAGACTGTGCAGGGAGGCTGGAGGTTTTTCACAGCGGCTCATGGGGGACAGTTTGTGACGACTCCTGGGATATTAAAGATGCCCATGTGGTGTGCAGACAGCTGCAGTGTGGAGTGGCCCTCAGTAACCAGCAGGTACCAGCCTGGTTTGGTCCTGGTTTTGGACCCATATGGCTGGATGAGGTGGAGTGTGAGGGGAATGAGACGTCCCTGTGGAGCTGCTATTCTCCAGGCTGGGGGAAACATGACTGTGGACACAAGGAGGATGTAGGAGTCATCTGCTCTG agtttaaagaGATCAGGTTAACTGAGGGCTGTGAAGGGAATGTGGAGGTTTTCTACAATGGATCCTGGGGAAATGTGTGCTGGAATCAGATGGAAATAGACACAGTGAGTCTGATCTGTCAAGAGCTGAACTGTGGAAGATCTGGTGTTTTGTCTGATTCAACATCAAGGCTTAAATCAGCTCCTAACTGGTTGGATAAAGTAACATGTCGACCACATGATTCAAATCTGTGGCAGTGTCCATCTTTACCCTGGGGACAAAATATCTGCAATGATGAATATGAAGTGGCCAAAATCAGCTGCTCAG aaGAGCAGGCTCGAGATTCTTGGAGTAATTTGACATGTTCTACGTCACCATCTCTTTACCATAGACAGTGTTCAA CTCATGTTCCTCTCAGACTGCGTGGAGGGGGCGGCCGGTGCTCTGGGAGGCTGGAGGTGTATCATAACGCTGTGTGGGGCTCAGTCTGTGATGATCTCTGGGACATCAGTGATGCTCAGGTGGTCTGCAGGCAGCTGGGTTGTGGAGCAGCACTGAGGGCTGATGGGAATTCAGTCTTTGGTGCTGGTGAAGGTGTTGTGTGGCTGAACAGAGTCCAGTGCAGAGGGATTGAGCTTCACCTGTGGGACTGTCCTCTCTCCCTGAACAACCACACTGACTGCTCCCACAAAAAGCACGCTGGACTCACCTGTGCAG ACTTGCCGGATATATCAGTGTCCACTACTCCTGCCACATCAGCATCATCTTCTGCTGCAGTTTCTCAGACAGTGAGCTCAACATCAGTCTCTCCTCCACAAACTGGTCCAGAAAGTCTCCCAGTCCCCCCAGTGCTGCTGATTGTACTGGGAGTTGTGCTCTTATTGCTCTTAGTGCCGCTGCTTATACTGATTCAGCAGAACAGAGTGATGAGGAGAG CTCTCTCTAAGAGGACACACAGGACCACCACTGAGGCTGTTTATGAGGAGATTCAGCACAAACACAATCACTTCACTCACACGG AATTCCTGACAGACAACCACAGGCACAGAGCTGCAG GGAGTTTAATCTCTAAAGAACTCCATTCTGGATATGAAAATGATGACGATTTTCTTCCAG GAGAAACGATGAAGGAAATCACAACAGGATATTATGATGATGTCATCACTGATGGATTGAGACCAGATTATGAGACAG TGGACACACCAGAGCTTTACGATGATGTCATCATTATTGGACAGAACCTGCAGAGTTTAACCG acTGA
- the LOC110439355 gene encoding scavenger receptor cysteine-rich type 1 protein M130-like isoform X2 yields the protein MWTQEIHCRGNEYQFAFCPVSSSHSNCSSNSNVGLVCSETLRLVGSGNTCAGRVEVYHSGQWGTVSDVGWDMADATVVCRELGCGEAVGAPKQAYFGQGRGQVWIINVICTGAESALKDCRSIGWGKHQANHADDAGVICSGSRLVGASRCSGQLEILRENTWHTMCDTAFDQQDAEVLCRELDCGAPVQVLRAAAFNKGDARMWTQEIRCRGNEPHISVCPISSFIVNCTHKNGIRMSCSGYTDVRLVNGPDSCSGRVERQYYSKWGTVCDACWDMRAASVLCKQLNCGIAVSVVGSDWFGEGSGEIWADVFDCDGNETKLSECLISSWSRAERSHRRDVGVICSNSSLALHEGLVRLSGESQCEGQVEVLIQQVWRKVLLDSWSFTESSVVCRQLGCGSVLNFSSSSLSSPEHSHECVMGFQCSGSEAHLGNCSSPQTLNCSSTQQLSITCLGCGSIRLVGSGGDCAGRLEVFHSGSWGTVCDDSWDIKDAHVVCRQLQCGVALSNQQVPAWFGPGFGPIWLDEVECEGNETSLWSCYSPGWGKHDCGHKEDVGVICSEFKEIRLTEGCEGNVEVFYNGSWGNVCWNQMEIDTVSLICQELNCGRSGVLSDSTSRLKSAPNWLDKVTCRPHDSNLWQCPSLPWGQNICNDEYEVAKISCSEEQARDSWSNLTCSTSPSLYHRQCSTHVPLRLRGGGGRCSGRLEVYHNAVWGSVCDDLWDISDAQVVCRQLGCGAALRADGNSVFGAGEGVVWLNRVQCRGIELHLWDCPLSLNNHTDCSHKKHAGLTCADLPDISVSTTPATSASSSAAVSQTVSSTSVSPPQTGPESLPVPPVLLIVLGVVLLLLLVPLLILIQQNRVMRRALSKRTHRTTTEAVYEEIQHKHNHFTHTEFLTDNHRHRAAGSLISKELHSGYENDDDFLPGETMKEITTGYYDDVITDGLRPDYETVDTPELYDDVIIIGQNLQSLTD from the exons ATGTGGACACAAGAGATTCACTGCAGAGGAAATGAGTATCAATTTGCTTTCTGTCCTGTATCATCTTCTCACAGCAATTGCTCCTCTAACAGTAATGTTGGACTTGTGTGTTCTG AAACATTAAGATTAGTGGGTAGTGGCAATACATGTGCTGGTCGAGTGGAGGTTTATCATAGTGGTCAGTGGGGAACAGTGAGTGATGTTGGCTGGGATATGGCTGATGCTACAGTGGTATGTAGAGAACTGGGATGTGGAGAGGCTGTAGGTGCACCTAAGCAGGCCTACTTTGGCCAAGGGCGAGGACAAGTCTGGATTATTAATGTGATCTGTACTGGAGCAGAATCTGCACTAAAGGACTGTCGATCAATTGGTTGGGGAAAACATCAGGCTAATCATGCTGATGATGCTGGGGTTATCTGCTCTG GGTCCAGGCTAGTTGGAGCTTCTCGCTGTTCTGGGCAGTTAGAGATACTACGAGAGAACACATGGCACACAATGTGTGACACTGCCTTTGACCAGCAGGATGCAGAGGTTCTGTGTAGAGAGCTGGACTGTGGGGCTCCTGTACAGGTGCTGAGAGCTGCTGCTTTTAACAAAGGAGACGCTCGGATGTGGACACAAGAGATTCGCTGCAGAGGAAATGAGCCTCATATATCCGTCTGTCCAATATCTTCATTCATAGTCAACTGTACCCATAAAAATGGCATAAGAATGTCATGTTCTG GTTACACTGATGTCCGGCTGGTCAATGGTCCTGACTCCTGTTCTGGTCGAGTTGAACGTCAGTACTACAGTAAATGGGGCACAGTGTgtgatgcatgctgggatatgagAGCTGCCAGTGTCCTCTGTAAACAGCTGAATTGTGGGATTGCTGTGTCTGTTGTGGGATCAGACTGGTTTGGAGAGGGAAGTGGTGAAATCTGGGCTGATGTGTTTGATTGTGACGGGAATGAAACAAAACTCTCCGAATGTTTAATCTCTTCATGGAGTCGAGCTGAACGTTCTCATAGACGAGATGTTGGAGTCATCTGCTCTA ACTCATCTCTGGCTCTTCATGAGGGTCTGGTGCGGTTGTCTGGAGAGAGTCAGTGTGAGGGGCAGGTGGAAGTTTTGATCCAGCAGGTCTGGAGGAAGGTTCTGCTGGACTCCTGGAGTTTCACTGAATCCTCTGTGGTCTGCAGACAGCTGGGCTGTGGCTCTGTGCTCAACTTCTCGAGCTCCTCTTTATCCAGTCCTGAACACAGTCATGAGTGTGTGATGGGCTTCCAGTGCTCTGGGAGTGAAGCTCATCTGGGGAACTGCAGCTCTCCACAAACTCTCAACTGCAGCTCCACACAACAGCTGTCAATCACCTGCCTTG GCTGCGGGTCCATCAGGCTGGTGGGTTCTGGGGGAGACTGTGCAGGGAGGCTGGAGGTTTTTCACAGCGGCTCATGGGGGACAGTTTGTGACGACTCCTGGGATATTAAAGATGCCCATGTGGTGTGCAGACAGCTGCAGTGTGGAGTGGCCCTCAGTAACCAGCAGGTACCAGCCTGGTTTGGTCCTGGTTTTGGACCCATATGGCTGGATGAGGTGGAGTGTGAGGGGAATGAGACGTCCCTGTGGAGCTGCTATTCTCCAGGCTGGGGGAAACATGACTGTGGACACAAGGAGGATGTAGGAGTCATCTGCTCTG agtttaaagaGATCAGGTTAACTGAGGGCTGTGAAGGGAATGTGGAGGTTTTCTACAATGGATCCTGGGGAAATGTGTGCTGGAATCAGATGGAAATAGACACAGTGAGTCTGATCTGTCAAGAGCTGAACTGTGGAAGATCTGGTGTTTTGTCTGATTCAACATCAAGGCTTAAATCAGCTCCTAACTGGTTGGATAAAGTAACATGTCGACCACATGATTCAAATCTGTGGCAGTGTCCATCTTTACCCTGGGGACAAAATATCTGCAATGATGAATATGAAGTGGCCAAAATCAGCTGCTCAG aaGAGCAGGCTCGAGATTCTTGGAGTAATTTGACATGTTCTACGTCACCATCTCTTTACCATAGACAGTGTTCAA CTCATGTTCCTCTCAGACTGCGTGGAGGGGGCGGCCGGTGCTCTGGGAGGCTGGAGGTGTATCATAACGCTGTGTGGGGCTCAGTCTGTGATGATCTCTGGGACATCAGTGATGCTCAGGTGGTCTGCAGGCAGCTGGGTTGTGGAGCAGCACTGAGGGCTGATGGGAATTCAGTCTTTGGTGCTGGTGAAGGTGTTGTGTGGCTGAACAGAGTCCAGTGCAGAGGGATTGAGCTTCACCTGTGGGACTGTCCTCTCTCCCTGAACAACCACACTGACTGCTCCCACAAAAAGCACGCTGGACTCACCTGTGCAG ACTTGCCGGATATATCAGTGTCCACTACTCCTGCCACATCAGCATCATCTTCTGCTGCAGTTTCTCAGACAGTGAGCTCAACATCAGTCTCTCCTCCACAAACTGGTCCAGAAAGTCTCCCAGTCCCCCCAGTGCTGCTGATTGTACTGGGAGTTGTGCTCTTATTGCTCTTAGTGCCGCTGCTTATACTGATTCAGCAGAACAGAGTGATGAGGAGAG CTCTCTCTAAGAGGACACACAGGACCACCACTGAGGCTGTTTATGAGGAGATTCAGCACAAACACAATCACTTCACTCACACGG AATTCCTGACAGACAACCACAGGCACAGAGCTGCAG GGAGTTTAATCTCTAAAGAACTCCATTCTGGATATGAAAATGATGACGATTTTCTTCCAG GAGAAACGATGAAGGAAATCACAACAGGATATTATGATGATGTCATCACTGATGGATTGAGACCAGATTATGAGACAG TGGACACACCAGAGCTTTACGATGATGTCATCATTATTGGACAGAACCTGCAGAGTTTAACCG acTGA
- the LOC110439355 gene encoding scavenger receptor cysteine-rich type 1 protein M130-like isoform X3 gives MCDTAFDQQDAEVLCRELDCGAPVQVLRAAAFNKGDARMWTQEIRCRGNEPHISVCPISSFIVNCTHKNGIRMSCSGYTDVRLVNGPDSCSGRVERQYYSKWGTVCDACWDMRAASVLCKQLNCGIAVSVVGSDWFGEGSGEIWADVFDCDGNETKLSECLISSWSRAERSHRRDVGVICSNSSLALHEGLVRLSGESQCEGQVEVLIQQVWRKVLLDSWSFTESSVVCRQLGCGSVLNFSSSSLSSPEHSHECVMGFQCSGSEAHLGNCSSPQTLNCSSTQQLSITCLGCGSIRLVGSGGDCAGRLEVFHSGSWGTVCDDSWDIKDAHVVCRQLQCGVALSNQQVPAWFGPGFGPIWLDEVECEGNETSLWSCYSPGWGKHDCGHKEDVGVICSEFKEIRLTEGCEGNVEVFYNGSWGNVCWNQMEIDTVSLICQELNCGRSGVLSDSTSRLKSAPNWLDKVTCRPHDSNLWQCPSLPWGQNICNDEYEVAKISCSEEQARDSWSNLTCSTSPSLYHRQCSTHVPLRLRGGGGRCSGRLEVYHNAVWGSVCDDLWDISDAQVVCRQLGCGAALRADGNSVFGAGEGVVWLNRVQCRGIELHLWDCPLSLNNHTDCSHKKHAGLTCADLPDISVSTTPATSASSSAAVSQTVSSTSVSPPQTGPESLPVPPVLLIVLGVVLLLLLVPLLILIQQNRVMRRALSKRTHRTTTEAVYEEIQHKHNHFTHTEFLTDNHRHRAAGSLISKELHSGYENDDDFLPGETMKEITTGYYDDVITDGLRPDYETVDTPELYDDVIIIGQNLQSLTD, from the exons ATGTGTGACACTGCCTTTGACCAGCAGGATGCAGAGGTTCTGTGTAGAGAGCTGGACTGTGGGGCTCCTGTACAGGTGCTGAGAGCTGCTGCTTTTAACAAAGGAGACGCTCGGATGTGGACACAAGAGATTCGCTGCAGAGGAAATGAGCCTCATATATCCGTCTGTCCAATATCTTCATTCATAGTCAACTGTACCCATAAAAATGGCATAAGAATGTCATGTTCTG GTTACACTGATGTCCGGCTGGTCAATGGTCCTGACTCCTGTTCTGGTCGAGTTGAACGTCAGTACTACAGTAAATGGGGCACAGTGTgtgatgcatgctgggatatgagAGCTGCCAGTGTCCTCTGTAAACAGCTGAATTGTGGGATTGCTGTGTCTGTTGTGGGATCAGACTGGTTTGGAGAGGGAAGTGGTGAAATCTGGGCTGATGTGTTTGATTGTGACGGGAATGAAACAAAACTCTCCGAATGTTTAATCTCTTCATGGAGTCGAGCTGAACGTTCTCATAGACGAGATGTTGGAGTCATCTGCTCTA ACTCATCTCTGGCTCTTCATGAGGGTCTGGTGCGGTTGTCTGGAGAGAGTCAGTGTGAGGGGCAGGTGGAAGTTTTGATCCAGCAGGTCTGGAGGAAGGTTCTGCTGGACTCCTGGAGTTTCACTGAATCCTCTGTGGTCTGCAGACAGCTGGGCTGTGGCTCTGTGCTCAACTTCTCGAGCTCCTCTTTATCCAGTCCTGAACACAGTCATGAGTGTGTGATGGGCTTCCAGTGCTCTGGGAGTGAAGCTCATCTGGGGAACTGCAGCTCTCCACAAACTCTCAACTGCAGCTCCACACAACAGCTGTCAATCACCTGCCTTG GCTGCGGGTCCATCAGGCTGGTGGGTTCTGGGGGAGACTGTGCAGGGAGGCTGGAGGTTTTTCACAGCGGCTCATGGGGGACAGTTTGTGACGACTCCTGGGATATTAAAGATGCCCATGTGGTGTGCAGACAGCTGCAGTGTGGAGTGGCCCTCAGTAACCAGCAGGTACCAGCCTGGTTTGGTCCTGGTTTTGGACCCATATGGCTGGATGAGGTGGAGTGTGAGGGGAATGAGACGTCCCTGTGGAGCTGCTATTCTCCAGGCTGGGGGAAACATGACTGTGGACACAAGGAGGATGTAGGAGTCATCTGCTCTG agtttaaagaGATCAGGTTAACTGAGGGCTGTGAAGGGAATGTGGAGGTTTTCTACAATGGATCCTGGGGAAATGTGTGCTGGAATCAGATGGAAATAGACACAGTGAGTCTGATCTGTCAAGAGCTGAACTGTGGAAGATCTGGTGTTTTGTCTGATTCAACATCAAGGCTTAAATCAGCTCCTAACTGGTTGGATAAAGTAACATGTCGACCACATGATTCAAATCTGTGGCAGTGTCCATCTTTACCCTGGGGACAAAATATCTGCAATGATGAATATGAAGTGGCCAAAATCAGCTGCTCAG aaGAGCAGGCTCGAGATTCTTGGAGTAATTTGACATGTTCTACGTCACCATCTCTTTACCATAGACAGTGTTCAA CTCATGTTCCTCTCAGACTGCGTGGAGGGGGCGGCCGGTGCTCTGGGAGGCTGGAGGTGTATCATAACGCTGTGTGGGGCTCAGTCTGTGATGATCTCTGGGACATCAGTGATGCTCAGGTGGTCTGCAGGCAGCTGGGTTGTGGAGCAGCACTGAGGGCTGATGGGAATTCAGTCTTTGGTGCTGGTGAAGGTGTTGTGTGGCTGAACAGAGTCCAGTGCAGAGGGATTGAGCTTCACCTGTGGGACTGTCCTCTCTCCCTGAACAACCACACTGACTGCTCCCACAAAAAGCACGCTGGACTCACCTGTGCAG ACTTGCCGGATATATCAGTGTCCACTACTCCTGCCACATCAGCATCATCTTCTGCTGCAGTTTCTCAGACAGTGAGCTCAACATCAGTCTCTCCTCCACAAACTGGTCCAGAAAGTCTCCCAGTCCCCCCAGTGCTGCTGATTGTACTGGGAGTTGTGCTCTTATTGCTCTTAGTGCCGCTGCTTATACTGATTCAGCAGAACAGAGTGATGAGGAGAG CTCTCTCTAAGAGGACACACAGGACCACCACTGAGGCTGTTTATGAGGAGATTCAGCACAAACACAATCACTTCACTCACACGG AATTCCTGACAGACAACCACAGGCACAGAGCTGCAG GGAGTTTAATCTCTAAAGAACTCCATTCTGGATATGAAAATGATGACGATTTTCTTCCAG GAGAAACGATGAAGGAAATCACAACAGGATATTATGATGATGTCATCACTGATGGATTGAGACCAGATTATGAGACAG TGGACACACCAGAGCTTTACGATGATGTCATCATTATTGGACAGAACCTGCAGAGTTTAACCG acTGA